One segment of Enterobacter ludwigii DNA contains the following:
- a CDS encoding VF530 family DNA-binding protein: protein MTAHLSKDPLHGVTLEMQVNALVARYGWSELGDRIKINCFRKDPSVKSSLKFLRRTPWARAEVEALYLDSLNDEGIAEPDEPAFNPWANSRITKS, encoded by the coding sequence ATGACTGCACACCTTTCTAAAGACCCTTTACATGGCGTAACGCTGGAGATGCAGGTCAATGCCCTGGTTGCACGATATGGCTGGAGTGAGTTGGGCGATCGAATCAAAATTAACTGTTTCAGAAAAGACCCAAGCGTTAAATCGAGCCTGAAATTTCTGCGCCGCACGCCCTGGGCTCGCGCAGAAGTTGAAGCCCTGTATCTTGATTCCCTGAATGATGAGGGGATCGCAGAACCGGACGAACCCGCCTTTAACCCCTGGGCTAACAGTCGGATAACCAAGAGCTAA
- a CDS encoding glycoside hydrolase family 10 protein: MTRHVKRIGALTACALLLVSCSSKPPKSLVTPLPTASKPTQQANEPMRGIWLATVSRLDWPPVASVNGRDAQDRIAMQKQALTNKLDKLKHLGINTVFFQVKPDSTALWSSKILPWSDMLTGNIGEYPGYDPLQFMLDEAHKRGMKVHAWFNPYRVSTNTKPSTIASLNRTSSLQPSSVYVQHPEWIRIAGDRFVLDPGIPQVRDWITQVVTEVVAHYPIDGVQFDDYFYTESPGSALNDAQTFRQYGQGFASKADWRRHNTQQLIVQVSRAIKQTKPGVEFGVSPAGVWRNRSFDPAGSDTRGAAAYDESYADTRQWVQQGLLDYIAPQIYWPFSRDAARYDVLTKWWAEVVKPTHTRLYIGIAFYKVGEPSKNEPDWTVQGGVPELKKQLDLNDSLPNVNGTILFREDYLNQPQTQEAVSYLRGRWGS; encoded by the coding sequence ATGACGCGACATGTAAAACGGATTGGTGCGCTGACTGCCTGTGCACTTTTACTTGTTAGTTGCTCCTCAAAACCACCAAAATCACTGGTAACGCCTCTCCCGACCGCGAGCAAACCGACCCAGCAGGCTAACGAGCCGATGCGTGGGATCTGGCTGGCAACCGTCTCACGCCTGGACTGGCCCCCGGTGGCCTCAGTGAATGGTCGCGATGCGCAAGACCGTATCGCGATGCAAAAACAGGCCCTGACGAACAAGCTCGACAAGCTTAAGCACCTCGGTATTAATACCGTGTTTTTCCAGGTCAAACCGGACAGCACGGCGCTCTGGTCGTCTAAAATTCTGCCGTGGTCAGATATGCTCACCGGCAATATCGGCGAGTACCCGGGCTACGATCCGCTGCAGTTTATGCTCGATGAAGCGCACAAGCGCGGCATGAAAGTCCATGCCTGGTTCAACCCTTACCGCGTTTCAACCAATACCAAACCGTCGACCATTGCCTCGCTGAACCGCACGTCGTCATTGCAGCCTTCCAGCGTTTATGTCCAGCACCCGGAATGGATCCGTATTGCCGGCGATCGTTTTGTGCTCGACCCCGGCATTCCGCAAGTGCGTGACTGGATAACGCAGGTGGTCACCGAAGTGGTTGCGCACTATCCCATTGATGGCGTGCAGTTTGACGACTATTTCTATACCGAATCACCGGGATCCGCGCTCAATGACGCGCAGACTTTCAGACAATACGGTCAGGGATTTGCCTCTAAAGCCGACTGGCGCCGCCACAATACGCAGCAGCTGATTGTGCAGGTTTCCCGGGCCATTAAGCAGACGAAGCCTGGCGTGGAGTTTGGTGTCAGCCCGGCTGGCGTATGGCGTAACCGCTCATTCGACCCGGCAGGCTCAGACACGCGCGGTGCCGCAGCCTACGATGAATCCTATGCCGACACGCGTCAGTGGGTGCAGCAGGGTCTGCTGGACTATATCGCGCCACAAATTTACTGGCCTTTCTCCCGGGATGCGGCGCGTTATGACGTGCTGACGAAATGGTGGGCAGAGGTGGTGAAACCGACGCATACCCGCCTGTATATCGGCATTGCGTTCTACAAGGTAGGTGAACCGTCGAAAAATGAACCGGACTGGACGGTTCAGGGCGGCGTGCCGGAGCTGAAAAAACAGCTCGATCTGAACGATTCACTGCCCAACGTGAATGGCACGATCCTGTTCCGCGAAGATTATCTTAACCAGCCGCAGACACAGGAAGCCGTCAGCTACCTGCGCGGACGCTGGGGTAGCTGA
- the dsbG gene encoding thiol:disulfide interchange protein DsbG: MKKLLLLSVLATSGLAQAAEAIPDVVKLFSEQQNIKIIKKIDAPGGAPAWLGQYQDMGVTLFLTPDGKHVISGYLYDEKGKNLSEDYFQKEIYAPMGREMWKQLNAAHPLKEGADNAPRKVFVFADPFCPYCKQFWSEAQPWVKAGKVQLNTLLVAFLNPNSGRNASAILNAKDPVSAWRDYELSGGKKLPKPQGTASRETVDILQKHQTLMDNLGANATPAIYYLNADNELQQVVGMPDEKQLEAMFGPKP, encoded by the coding sequence CCGGATGTGGTGAAGCTCTTCAGCGAGCAGCAGAATATCAAAATCATTAAGAAAATTGATGCGCCAGGGGGCGCGCCGGCCTGGCTGGGGCAGTATCAGGATATGGGCGTTACGCTGTTTTTAACCCCTGACGGCAAGCACGTAATTTCTGGCTATTTGTACGATGAAAAAGGAAAAAACCTGAGTGAAGACTATTTCCAGAAAGAGATCTACGCCCCGATGGGACGCGAAATGTGGAAGCAACTGAACGCGGCGCATCCCCTGAAAGAGGGAGCGGATAACGCTCCGCGCAAAGTCTTCGTCTTCGCCGATCCGTTCTGCCCGTACTGCAAGCAATTCTGGTCCGAGGCGCAGCCGTGGGTGAAGGCGGGCAAGGTGCAGCTTAATACGCTGCTGGTGGCGTTTCTCAACCCTAACAGTGGGCGTAATGCCTCCGCTATCCTGAATGCGAAAGATCCCGTTTCGGCCTGGCGTGATTACGAGCTTTCTGGCGGGAAAAAATTGCCAAAACCACAGGGCACTGCATCCCGTGAAACCGTCGACATACTGCAAAAACACCAGACGTTAATGGACAACCTGGGCGCGAACGCTACGCCCGCCATTTATTATCTGAATGCTGATAATGAGCTTCAGCAGGTGGTCGGCATGCCTGATGAGAAACAGCTTGAGGCGATGTTTGGGCCGAAGCCGTAG